CGCGCTTCTGGCCGAGGCGCTCGCGGTCGGCTACTGGAACGACCTTCCCCACGCCCCGCGCGGCGCCGCGGGCGAGCCCTTCGACATCATGCGGTTCTCGGCGGCCTTCCTGTCGGAATACTGGCTGCACTTCGAGCTCACCTCCGTGCTGCTGCTCGCGGCGGTGGTGGCGGCCCTGGCCGTGATCAAGGAAAACCGGAGGCACGACCGTGGATAAGGTCCAGATGCTGCAGGTCCTCGCGGGGTCTCTCTTCGCCCTGGGCCTCACGGGCGTCATCATCCGCAGGAACGTGCTGGTGATGCTCATGTGCATGGAGCTCATGCTGAACGGCGTGAACCTGAGCCTCGTCACCTTTGCCCATACCCTGGGGTCGGCGGTCGGCGCGGTGCTCGTGTTCCTCATCTTCGTGGTGGCCGCGGCCGAGATCGCGATCGCGATTCCCGTCGTGCTGCTCCTCGTGCGGCGCAAGCGCACGCTCGACATAGAGTCCTATTCGGACCTCAAGGGCTGAGCGCCATGGACTCGGACTTTCCCAGAGGGGGGGGGGGAGGGGCGCCGGGGCCCCCAGGCGGCGGCCCGAACCGGGGGGGGGGGGGGGGGGGGGCGGACCATGGGACTGCTCACCCTCATCGTCCTCCTCCCGCTCCTCGGGTTCCTGGTGAACGGGCTGCTCGGCAACCGCCTCGGCAAGGGCTTCGTGTCGGCGGTCGGCTGCGGGCTTCCGGCCATCGCCTTCGCGGTCGCGGTGAAGTGCCTCCTGGACCTGAAGGGCGGCGGCTGGACCCCGATCGCGGAGACGGCGTACCTCTGGACGATGGTGGGGCAGGACAGCTTCGAGGTCGCCTTCTGGTTCGACCGCCTGAGCGCGGTGATGGTGCTCGTCATCACGGGCATAGGCACCCTGATCCACATCTACTCCATCGGGTACATGCACGAGGACAGGAGCTACGCGCGCTATTTCGCGTACCTGAACCTGTTCCTCTTCTTCATGCTGCTGCTGGTGCTGGGAAGATCGCTGCTGGTGCTGTTCGTCGGCTGGGAAGGCGTGGGGCTCTCCTCCTACCTGCTCATCGGCTTCTGGTTCGGCGACATGGAAAAGGCCGCGGCGGGCAAGAAGGCCTTCATCGTGAACCGCATCGGCGACGCCGCCTTCCTGCTGGGCATGTTCGCGATCTACTCGGTGCTCGGCACGCTGGACATGCCGAGAATCAACGCGGCCTTCATGGGCGCCTCCGCCCCGGCCGTGTCGGCGAGCCTCGTGGGCATCCTCCTGTTCATCGGCGCCACGGGGAAATCGGCGCAGATCCCGCTCTACGTATGGCTGCCTGACGCGATGGCCGGCCCAACGCCCGTCTCCGCGCTCATCCACGCGGCGACGATGGTGACGGCCGGCGTGTACCTGATTGCGCGCATGTCCGGCATCTACCTGCACGCGCCCGAGGCCTCGTCGGTCATCGCCGTGATCGGCGCGATGACGGCGCTCGTGGCCGCCACGATCGCGATCGCCCAGGACGACATCAAGAAGGTCCTGGCCTATTCCACCGTCTCGCAGCTGGGCTTCATGTTCGTGGCCCTGGGCGTCGGCGCCTACGGCGTGGCCGTCTTCCACGTGGTCACGCACGCGTTCTTCAAGGCCTGCCTCTTCCTGGGCGCCGGCAGCGTGATCCACGCCATGTCGGGCGAGCAGGACATCAAGAAGATGGGCGGCCTGGCCAAGAAGATCCCGATCACCTTCGTCACCTTCGCCATCGCCACGGCCGCGATCGCCGGCGTGCCGCCGCTTTCCGGGTTCTTCTCCAAGGACGAGATCCTGTGGTTCGCGCTCGCCAGCGACAAGGGCGGCTCGGTCCTGCTGCTCGCGGTGATGGCGTTCACGGCGCTGCTCACCGCGTTCTACATGTTCCGCCTGCTCTGGCTCGCGTTCTTCGGCAGGCCGCGCATGCTGAAGGAGGTCGAGCACCACATCCACGAGTCGCCGCTTTCGATGACGGGCGTGCTCATGGTGCTGGCGCTACTGTCGGCCGTGGGCGGCTTCCTCTCGATCCCGCATTTCCTCGAACCGATGGTGGCGCTGCCCGGCGTGAGGCCCGGCATGAACGCCTTCCACTACTGGGTGGTGGGTGGCTCGGTCGCCATCGCGGTCGTCGGCTTCGTTGCCGCCGCCTGGTTCTTCGCGGGGGATGCCTCGCGCGCAGCCCGGGTGAGGGAGGCCTTCGCGGGCGTGCACAAGGTGCTCTTCAACAAGTACTACGTGGACGAGTTCTACGAGCTCGTCATCGGACGCCCGCTGCACTGGGTGTCGGAGAACGTCTTCCTCAAGCTCGGCGACCGGTTGCTCATCGACGGCACCCTGAACGGCCTGGCGGCGCTGGCGCAGGGCGCGGCGGGCCGGCTCTCGCGCGTGCAGTCGGGAAGCCTGCACAAGTACGCGTTCCTCGTCCTCGTGGGCATGGTGGCGAGCCTCGTCTGGATGTGGCGCCATGGCTGACAGCACGATCCTTACGCTGGTTCTCTACCTTCCCGTGGCGGGCATGCTCGCCATCGCGGCGCTGCCCGCGGGGCGCGACGGGCTGGTGCGGACCTTCACCCTGTCGGTGATGGTCGTGCAGTTCGCGCTCTCGATCATCCTGTACGCGCACTTCGATCCGGCGGTGCCCGGCCTGCAGGCCGCCACGAGCGTGGCCTGGATCCCGGCCTGGGGCGTGAGCTACCTCATCGGGCTGGACGGCTACAACATCCTGCTGGTCATGCTCACCACCTTCCTGGGGCCGCTGGTCACCGCGGGCGCCTTCAGTGCCATCACGAAGGAAGTCAAGCTCTTCTACGCGATGGTGTTCCTCATCCAGTTCGCGATGCTCGGCACCTTCGTCGCGCAGGACCTGTTCCTGTTCTATCTCTTCTGGGAAGCGATGCTGATCCCGATGTTCCTCATCATCGGCATCTGGGGCGGCGAGCGGCGCATCTACGCGACCCTCAAGTTCTTCCTCTACACCGCCTTCGGCAGCATCCTCATGCTGGCCGCGGTGATCTACCTCGTGTATTCGCTGTGGACGACGACCGGGATCACGTCCTTCGCGTTCGCCGACCTCTACAAGGCGCGCCTGCCGCTCGAGGCGCAGCAGTGGCTGCTCGCCGCCTTCGCGATCTCGTTCGCCATCAAGGTGCCGATGGTGCCGTTCCATACGTGGCTGCCCGATGCCCACGTCGAGGCGCCCACGGCCGGCTCCGTGATACTCGCGGGCGTGCTCCTCAAGATGGGCACGTACGGCTTCATGAAGCTGGGCTTCCCGCTCTTTCCCGACGCCACGCGGCTCGCCACACCGCTCCTGTCCACGCTCGCCGTGGTGAGCATCGTGTACGGCGCCTGCCTCGCGCTGGTGCAGAAGGACATCAAGAAGATCATCGCCTACTCCTCCATCAGCCACCTGGGCTACGTGATGCTGGGGCTGGTGAGCCTGGATCTCCTGGGCATCCAGGGCGCGGTGATGCAGATGGTGAGCCACGGGCTGGTCGCCGGCGGGCTCTTCCTGATGGTGGGGATGATCTACGAGCGCTGCCACACGCGCGAGCTCGCGGCCTACGGGGGCCTGGCGAAGGTGCTGCCCGTGTATTCCGTGTTCTTCCTCATCCTCACGCTCGCCTCCGTGGGGCTTCCGACCACCAGCGGGTTCACGGGCGAATTCCTCGTCCTGATGGGCGCGTTCGCGGCCGGGTGGCGCGAATCGGCGGGCGGATCCTCCTACGCCCTCTGGGTGGCCGGCATCGCCGTCGCCGGCGTCGTGCTGGGCGCGCTCTACATGCTCTGGTTCGCGCAGCGCTTCCTCTTCGGCGCCGAGCGCGTGCCGCACGGGCCGGTCGCGGACCTCAACCTGCGCGAGAGGTCGATCCTCGTGATCCTCGTGGCGGCCGTCTTCTGGCTCGGGCTCTTCCCCGACTCCGCCATGAAACGCACCGAGCTGGCTGCACGCGCCTACCAGGAGCTGGTCGCGACACCCCGGACGCCCATGGCGACGAAGGTGACCGGCCCGGTGCCGGCGGAGGCCGCGCGATGAACTTCACCGCCGTCTCGATCGCCATGGCCCCGGAGCACCTGCTGCTCGCGGGCATCGTCGCGCTGATCGTCCTCGACATCATCTCCGGGCGCGCGCGCGCGGCGCTGCCCATCGCAGTGGTCTTCGTCACGGCCGCCGCCATCGCGGCCGCCTGGCTCGGCTTTGCCGGCTGGACAGGCGCTCCGTTCCCAGGCCAGTTCGTCCTCACGCCGCCCACCGCGTTCGCGAAGGCGCTGGTGCTGGCGCTCGCGGTGCCGGTGCTGCTCATGTCGAAGGAGGACTTCGGCGAGGGCGCCTTCTATCCGCTGCTGCTTTCCTCGCTCTACGGCGTTTGCCTGCTCGCGTCCGCCGAGAGCTTCCTCACGCTCTTCCTCGGCATCGAGCTCATGTCGATCCCGGTGTACGTGCTGGTGCTGATCGGCTTCCGCCGGCCGGAGAGCGCGGAGGCGGCGCTCAAGTACCTGGTGCTGTCCGGCACCGCGAGCGCGTCGTTCCTGATGGGCGCTTCCCTCATGTACGGGTCCACGGGCTCGCTCGGGCTGGCGAGCTTCGGCACCGCGCTTTCGTCGCCTGACCTCCTCGCCCGCACGGCCGTGGTGATGGTCGTGTCCGCGTTCTTCCTCAAGGCCGCGATCATCCCGTTCCACGGCTGGGCGCCGGACGCGTACGAAGCGGCGAGCGTTCCGTCCACCGCCTACATGGCCGTCCTGGTGAAGGCCGGCGTGCTGATCGCGGCGGCGCGCGTCTTCGGCACGGCGCATGTGGCCGAGCCGCTGGTGGGGCTGCTCGCCATCCTGCCGCTCGTGTCCATCGTCTGGGGCAACCTCGCGGCGATGCGCCAGCCGGGGCTGCGCCGCATGATCGCGTACTCGTCCATCGCGCACGCGGGCTATCTCTTCTTCGCGTTCTTGGGCGACGGGCCCGGCCGCTTCCAGGCGGTGCTCTTCTACCTCGCGGCCTACGGCGTCATGAACCTGCTCGCCTTCGCGGCGCTGCCCGCGAACGAGAACGACATCGAGCGCGACAGGCTCGAGAACCTCAAGGGCCTGTTCGCCACGCACCCGTTTGCCGCGCTCCTCATCGGCATGGCGATGCTTTCGCTCGCGGGCATCCCGCCGTTCCCGGGCTTCATCGCGAAGTTCCTCATCTTCAAGAACGTGATCGCCGCGGGATACACGACGTGGGCCGTGCTGGGCCTCGTGGGCAGCTACCTGGGCATCTACTTCTACCTGCGCGTGATCCAGTTCATGTTCATGAGCCCCGAGGCGGCGGCTTCCGGGCATGCGCCCTCGCGCGGCATCGCCATGGGCGCGAGCCTCATCTGCCTCGCGGGTTCCATCGTGATCGCCGTGCTGCCGAGCCTCTTCCTCGCCCGGTTCTAGGGGCCGCTTCGCCCGGCTTGGCTTTGGGCACTCCGAAAAGCTATAATTTGCGGCTTTCCCCGGCCTGGTAGCTCAGTTGGTAGAGCAGAGGACTGAAAATCCTTGTGTCGGTGGTTCAATTCCGCCCCAGGCCACCAAACAAAACAAAGGCTTGTGACCCTTATCCGGGGCACAAGCCTTTTTTGTTTGTGCGGCGTTCCGTGTACTCGTGCCGAGCCCATGCACCGAACGTCATTCCCCGGGGAGCGAGCCGGCGCTCCCCACCGGGTCGAGGCACGAGCAAGCACAGCCGGAATCGAGTACCCCTTGCGCCGCGCCTTTAAAGAGGACTAATATGGTACTGATTAAAGCACCGGAGCAGGGACGATGTTGAGACTGAGCAAGATGGCCGACTATGGCACGGTGGTCATGACCACCATCGCACGGGAGCCGGATCGCGTTCACAGCGCGGCCGAGCTCGCGTCGCGCACCGGGCTCGGCGTGCCCACCGTGAGCAAGATCCTGAAGACGCTGGCCGGAAAGGGGCTCGTCGAGTCCCTTCGTGGAGCAAAGGGCGGGTATCTGCTGCCTCGCTCGCCGGCGAGGATATCGATCG
The sequence above is a segment of the Betaproteobacteria bacterium genome. Coding sequences within it:
- the nuoL gene encoding NADH-quinone oxidoreductase subunit L, whose translation is MGLLTLIVLLPLLGFLVNGLLGNRLGKGFVSAVGCGLPAIAFAVAVKCLLDLKGGGWTPIAETAYLWTMVGQDSFEVAFWFDRLSAVMVLVITGIGTLIHIYSIGYMHEDRSYARYFAYLNLFLFFMLLLVLGRSLLVLFVGWEGVGLSSYLLIGFWFGDMEKAAAGKKAFIVNRIGDAAFLLGMFAIYSVLGTLDMPRINAAFMGASAPAVSASLVGILLFIGATGKSAQIPLYVWLPDAMAGPTPVSALIHAATMVTAGVYLIARMSGIYLHAPEASSVIAVIGAMTALVAATIAIAQDDIKKVLAYSTVSQLGFMFVALGVGAYGVAVFHVVTHAFFKACLFLGAGSVIHAMSGEQDIKKMGGLAKKIPITFVTFAIATAAIAGVPPLSGFFSKDEILWFALASDKGGSVLLLAVMAFTALLTAFYMFRLLWLAFFGRPRMLKEVEHHIHESPLSMTGVLMVLALLSAVGGFLSIPHFLEPMVALPGVRPGMNAFHYWVVGGSVAIAVVGFVAAAWFFAGDASRAARVREAFAGVHKVLFNKYYVDEFYELVIGRPLHWVSENVFLKLGDRLLIDGTLNGLAALAQGAAGRLSRVQSGSLHKYAFLVLVGMVASLVWMWRHG
- a CDS encoding NADH-quinone oxidoreductase subunit M; this translates as MADSTILTLVLYLPVAGMLAIAALPAGRDGLVRTFTLSVMVVQFALSIILYAHFDPAVPGLQAATSVAWIPAWGVSYLIGLDGYNILLVMLTTFLGPLVTAGAFSAITKEVKLFYAMVFLIQFAMLGTFVAQDLFLFYLFWEAMLIPMFLIIGIWGGERRIYATLKFFLYTAFGSILMLAAVIYLVYSLWTTTGITSFAFADLYKARLPLEAQQWLLAAFAISFAIKVPMVPFHTWLPDAHVEAPTAGSVILAGVLLKMGTYGFMKLGFPLFPDATRLATPLLSTLAVVSIVYGACLALVQKDIKKIIAYSSISHLGYVMLGLVSLDLLGIQGAVMQMVSHGLVAGGLFLMVGMIYERCHTRELAAYGGLAKVLPVYSVFFLILTLASVGLPTTSGFTGEFLVLMGAFAAGWRESAGGSSYALWVAGIAVAGVVLGALYMLWFAQRFLFGAERVPHGPVADLNLRERSILVILVAAVFWLGLFPDSAMKRTELAARAYQELVATPRTPMATKVTGPVPAEAAR
- a CDS encoding SUF system Fe-S cluster assembly regulator — protein: MLRLSKMADYGTVVMTTIAREPDRVHSAAELASRTGLGVPTVSKILKTLAGKGLVESLRGAKGGYLLPRSPARISIAQVITAMDGPIGMTECSTMPGLCSQESDCTIRSNWLRINRVIRRALEEVTLAQMAKPIPQAIVFGAMARGQPITPA
- a CDS encoding NADH-quinone oxidoreductase subunit N — its product is MNFTAVSIAMAPEHLLLAGIVALIVLDIISGRARAALPIAVVFVTAAAIAAAWLGFAGWTGAPFPGQFVLTPPTAFAKALVLALAVPVLLMSKEDFGEGAFYPLLLSSLYGVCLLASAESFLTLFLGIELMSIPVYVLVLIGFRRPESAEAALKYLVLSGTASASFLMGASLMYGSTGSLGLASFGTALSSPDLLARTAVVMVVSAFFLKAAIIPFHGWAPDAYEAASVPSTAYMAVLVKAGVLIAAARVFGTAHVAEPLVGLLAILPLVSIVWGNLAAMRQPGLRRMIAYSSIAHAGYLFFAFLGDGPGRFQAVLFYLAAYGVMNLLAFAALPANENDIERDRLENLKGLFATHPFAALLIGMAMLSLAGIPPFPGFIAKFLIFKNVIAAGYTTWAVLGLVGSYLGIYFYLRVIQFMFMSPEAAASGHAPSRGIAMGASLICLAGSIVIAVLPSLFLARF
- the nuoK gene encoding NADH-quinone oxidoreductase subunit NuoK — encoded protein: MDKVQMLQVLAGSLFALGLTGVIIRRNVLVMLMCMELMLNGVNLSLVTFAHTLGSAVGAVLVFLIFVVAAAEIAIAIPVVLLLVRRKRTLDIESYSDLKG